The Dermacentor variabilis isolate Ectoservices unplaced genomic scaffold, ASM5094787v1 scaffold_12, whole genome shotgun sequence sequence GTGTGTCTTCACGTGCTTTTTGAGGTGGTCCTTGCGGCCGAATGGCTTCTGACACAATGGACACGGGAAGGGCCTTAGTCCCGTGTGAATGCGCTTGTGTCGCGTGAGCTCTTCGTTCCGGGTGAATGTTTTGCCGCAGCCCTCGTGCTCGCAGGCGAACGGGCGCTCCCCTGCAGAGACGTCACAAAGAACAGGCCTTGAGTGCGGCGGAGATTGCAACACTTGTCACAATAACAGCACATCGTATGCTTCTGCAGCCAAATTACCAGAATGAGAATCAATGATGGCTACTATATATAGTGTGCATAAGTTATGATACACGCAGAAGATGCATTCACCTTGGCCGCGGCCCGCGTGCGAGCTTTCTATAGAATGTATATATACTCAATCTCACAAGTCGTTTCTAGCATtgccgaaggtacgaggcgtacacaggcaatatccttgcgcagcagAAATATAGTTCCGAGCGTAACTGTCTGATTAATGACAGGATTGGAGAGTTTTGGTTTTGCTTGGTACATGATATGTTACATCAATACGTGTATTGTTAGGACATTTGCGTATGCACGTACCGCGAATTTAGCAGCCTAAATGCAgccgacgcggcgcggatgaacacCTCTCGAGGGTCATTCGGCCTTCTTACTGGATAAggagtcctgcagcttccacagtgctggaaacaacttgtgagatggagtatagttATGGTCCCCACCGAACGCTTTCCGTCTTTGCCGCAATAATACTTTTTTGCATGACATTTTTGTGCCCCCCATGGTGAAACGCACCTCGACAGAAAGCGTCACGCTCTAGCCAAGTGATTTCCGAGTGGCTATTTTGTCAGCAGTGCCTCAACACAAACTTTTACTTTTACGCAGCGATATCATTTCATGTGTTTGCTTTGTTCCAACTTTTCGCTTAATATTTTCTGATACGACAAAGGAAGGAGCCATCGGTACTATTGCGAAAAAATGTGTACCGTTCGTCGCAATCTTTGATTTTTTTTAGTACAGTACCCTGGCAAAGAGCTCATAGTTCAAGcgaaaataaagggaaaatataAATTAGGGCAATTGAGGCTTCCATCTTTGGCCAAGTAGTCACGAGCCGGTTAGAAACCACGTTACTGTCTCGAGTTCTCATGCagcgtttgttttttcttttcttcttttctttttttgaattcGTACTGAAAGCAGCCACAGCAATTCTAGAAGTTCTTGCAAAACCCCGTTGATGGCATCTCATGGGTGGCGATGTACACAATGCGTCTAATGTGAACACGCAATGTGCGCAATGTGTTTATAAACTCTGGATGTGTAATGACGGCGTGATGACGTACTCGTTGTCGTGTTGCAATTTCTGCTGGCGCTACTGCCTTGTGACTGATCAGGTTATATTGTGGCAGTGTCGAAGATGTTGCACCACCTCTTTGTGGCAACTGAACTAAGTTTGCTAATTTCGATCTGTCGAGAAGAAAATATTCGTAGCAGATTAACGACCGCATTTCTGGCGAGAACAACAAGGTACAATCTCTATACTTACCAGACAGATATACGGCACACATCAGAATTTCAGAGGTTGGGTTATTCTGAGTTTATGACTCAGTCTTGAAAATTCAGATTGAACACGTATACGGCGAAAACCATTGAGAGTGTGCTCgttaaaaaaatcaccgcccaagcactccgtacagatggttaaccagcgaaggtgAAACGTGCGGCTCCGGTGTTCGtcgctgggttaatcccgacggttcattaaacgacggcttggtaggctgccggattctcggtgcgcagttgctgcttgcgctcggttgCACGAGCATGTTCtagtgcccgggctgcagcatcggcacggtgcAGACGAGCTTGCTCCAGGTTCTGCTGGCGGCGTTGaagatcgaaagctgcctgctcctcaggagtacgtacaacgcgtggcctacccatttcggagccggagagaaactgctgcgcgcgcgctcggcagcgacggagagcaatgacgtcactactgtTACAGCTgatccaacaccacctaggtagcacaaggccttttcagtccgattcatgacgtcacgTTACCTGGCCAGACTGCCtgagaatctaatggggatgctcccgagtaggcaacagtgatttttacgtcaccgctttcatcacgctagCCTTGTCAatagaaatttcgggccaggtagcgtgacgtcatggatcgtgtagtaaacaggccttgtgctatgtaggtggtgttggctaattgcgcgcctctctatttctctctcttttcgtatacatgcgcatagggttgcgccggaggagttttcggcgtacaggcgatcgacagacagacggacggacggacgaatcgagtagccatatacagcttcgctgtaaaaaacgaAAGCAGTCCGCCTCACTTGAACGCCTGGTTTGTGCCGCAGCAAGCATGCCACGGTACACGAAAGAACCGGTGCACATATTTTTTACATCATTCACCCTTCAGATGATAAAATGCAATACGGTATTCGGTTATGATAGGGCGTAAAACTTTATTTCATACCAACCATGTCTGTGACGGTTGTTTACATGTTTTGTAGGGAAAAGCAAGATTGAATGTACTTAAGGGAAGTATATACAGAAGTCGCAATAAACCAGTGTAGAATACATGTCAGGTGCTGTGTATATGGCAAATATGCAAACAACTTGACTACCCCCTTATTTTTATCTGCATAGCTACTAGAAAGTACAGGGGCGAAATAAATAATTTGCCACATATGCCAACCTTAATGAAGCTGCATTGCATGTTCACACAGGAATACGTGTTTGAAGCCGCACTACGCTTTACGGCTATATAAATGTGAACTTGCTTAAAAGATCGCCATTCTTGCTTTGAACGTCCTAGTGCATTCCTATATTGCCTTCTTAAAGCTTATCACCTTATTGAAAATTCATTGCATGACAATAAAAATGCATGTTCTCACTTAGCCTAAAATTTCTATCCTTCGATGGTTTTCAACACATTATACAAAAAAAATACATGTTTAGAATATAACTAATTGCGCATGGTGACTATGACCTACAAAACTTAAATTAAATTTAGTGGCGCACATTCGTGAAAGTATTTTCATTTATTCGTGCTCTGAAAATTAGGTCACAAAGTAAATTGTGTTACACACGTAAAAGACTTCACTGCTCTAAAGAAGTATGTTGCAACAAAATTAACTTCTTCCAGCAGCTATAGCTTGTGGTTCCATGCGGGACGATGCTTTAATGTTAAAATTGCTGCTATAGCCGCTGATAGCCGAGGAGTTCGTATACAACCTGAGCTTCTTAAGCGGCCGACGAGAGGTGTCTGTGTCGAGACCCCGGATGGGAAAAAAATGGGACGAAAAAGAATCGCGTTGGCAAGGAAAGATGCTTTATAAAGTGCCAGCCGCCTACCGTGGCTGCAAGTTCTTAGTTGACGATTGAAGTCGCGAGGACTCAACGTACAACTTTATTGTATTTAATGCTAAAACTTGCTTTCGTAAACTCGTGGCACGGTATGCATATTTCTATccttaagtatatatatatatatatatatatatatatatatatatatatatatatatataatctgcttTCCTGAGCGTTCATTGCCATTGGTCACCTTTATTGGACCATCACGTTAAGAGGGGTTGAATCTTTCGCGTTAAAGAACTACAGACACTCATTGTGCTCCTGTCACCCAAGGACAGATGTCtataaattttctttgttttctaggACCGTATCGGAATGGAATTTTTTACCGGTGGAAGTCATGAGACGGAACTCTGCTGATTTCTTTTAGTTTGTTCTATCCCCCATGCAATAATGCATGTTGGCGCTGCCGGATTTGTTTGAATAATGAATGAAGATTGTGCATGGCCATCCTACGCGCACAAGAATGGGCGCATTTTCTTTTCCCTTTAGATATAAAGCTCCATCATAGAGCGTGTGCGCATGGTGGCAGCGTTTCTGGCTCCAGAGTTGCGATATTGGTCAATAGGTCCCATGTATCGTAAAACATGGGACTCGTGAGCAGATAATGAAGAATGAAAGACCAGAGCAGAAAGCCAGACAGCAATgtcgtgtagaaagacacaggacaAATATTTGTACCGAGTCTTTCAACTAGGCTGCCTTATTTTCCGATATAGTCTTTAGTCATTATTGCCTGCGGCCTAAATCTGCTGTATTGGTCGAGTGAACGCCCGCGCGAGGGTCACCGACAGTGCCGTGTAGTTCCCACATACGGTGCGCACGGGCCCCATATCAGGTGTTCTCTTCCCCTTACGTTTCGTTCCTGGTTTTCCATCTCCCAcagtaaggtagcaaaccggatcctGAACCTCCCTATATTTGTTTCTATCCTGATATCTCTACAGAACGATTCCCTATTACAGACAAAACGCTGTAGGTGTGCTCACGTGAAATCAACGTACACCAAGTGCGAAACGACTGCAAGATCGAGTATTAAGCTTGCTCACTCAGCTGACGTAATCCAACCATATACGTGTGACACGCTTTTCCACTCGAGCAAAGCGTGAGCTGAattcttttattcttctttaatGCATGCATGCAGCCCTAATACACGGTCAGGTGTGCCGGAAAATGCTCCACTAACGCGCCTTTGTTCCATAAGTGAGGAAATATTCACCGTCGCCACTTCTGCCTCCGCTCGATCTTACCTGCGTGTTacaaaagcaccctgtatatgcGTTCCAAAAACACAAGCTTTCGGTTTGGTTATTTTCTCTCGAAGCGTGTTGGATTATCAACTGAAGCATGTCGCAGCTGACAAAGAAACGCAAGTTCGTAGCTAACACTCGGGCATGAATATAGCGTGTGGGGTGGAAGCAAAACATTTGCGAAAGATCCTTGCCGACAATATCTGCATGCCTATATTTCAGTGTGCCCGTGAGGAAAGAAAGTCGGATGACACACATATACCTGTACATGCAACACAAAGCTTCATAATCAAAAACGAAACTACAAGAGTAGACATGGGAGTCGCATGCATTACTGCATGATTGAGCAGCACTATTCAGGACTCCGATTATAGAAGGTTTTCGAAGATCATGAATTATTTGGCCAGTGCGTCTAGAATGATGTCAGAGGGAAACCTcgtacgcagaaaaaaaaataaacagcttaTAGCACGATGCAGATttgtaaaaaggaaaaaaaaaacgaaagtgatcagAAGGTTATCGTTCCAGCGACAgaagacacacacatacactctGAGTGAGGTCGGTCGCTAATTGGAGTTACGTAACCAAAGGATCGCCGCTGTGACAGAACACGACGGCGCAACTGTATGCACCAGTCTCGAGCTGGCCACCGCGCATGTTGTGCCACTGCGTTTTCCTTTCGTGCGAAGAGCAGGAGAGGAACATACCGGTATGGATTCTCACATGTCCTTTCAATTGTCCATTGTTCGAGAAAGACACCTTGCAGTGTGGACACTGGAAGCGCTTGGGTCTTTGCTTCTTGGCCTTCCACCGGGCGGCCAGCTCTTGCTGGAGGAACGCGGGCGCGTGCGAGGATGCGTGGTggtgcgcggcggcggcggcgacatcCCACGCGGTCATCGGGAAGGCCGGTTGCAGTGCCGCGGGCAGCAGGTACACCGGCTCGGGCTGCACGATCCGGGGCTCGGCGCTCTGCTGTTGGGCCCAGGGCCGGAAGATGGGCGACGCGCGCTCCTTGCCAGTCATGGCTCGCTCTGGCCCTTCGGTCGAGAGGGCGACTCTACTCGTCGGCCACAGCGGCGGCCGGCCTGGGGATTGGCCCCCGGCGGGACAATGCGCCGGGGACGGGCGTGAAGCAGGCGGAGACTCGGGAGAGAAGGGGGCCGCTGCCCGCCCCTCTTTAGTCGGGGGCTCGGGCTGACGTCATGGACCCCGACGGGGGCTCTCCCTTCGCGGAGGGGGGCAGCGTGCTGAGTGTTTAGGGAGAGCGGCATCGCGCGCGCGCGGGTTCTGATGGCCGTCATCATGGGAGGATGCTGCTCCCCGCTCCCTAATTCAATAAGACCGCGCCAATCCAGGGCCCGTCGGCGGAGAGGGGGCGCGCCCTTCCACCCGCGGCTGCTCACCCCTCGTGGCGGGAGGAGGGCGATTGCATCTGGGCTCTCGCCAGCCGTGCCACGCTTTTGACGCCGGCCGACCGACACTGGACCGTCTGTTCTGCGATAACGAGGACAGCCGAGACTGGCCGGACGCGCTCGCTCCTATAAGATGTGTTGGAGTTGCGCGCGAACTTCGCAAGAGCGTGATTCATTCGCCCTctttatagaaaaagaaaaagaacatatacaacgagagaaagaaaatttACTTAAGACGACATACAAATGCACATGCGGGATTGCATGCCTCTAATGTATCAATTCAGTGGGATCAAAGCGCGGGAAAAATACTCCACTTACTGAtgcatgttactgaatgatcacGCTTACTAGCTATCGCTTACTTGTAGCAATGTTGATATTGCTCTGCGCATCGTATAGCATAGTGCCTGTTCCTGAATCTGTTTTCTGGAGAAAACACGAACCAAAACTTCAAGGTGTTCTGCTTGCTGGCTAGTAATATACATAGTATTTTTTTATTAACCTCTCTCTAGATTCaggtcgccgtgcgagaacagtagTGGCTACCTTGTTGATTTGATGTCTACAGAACGCCCAAAGTCGTCTTGGGTAGCGAGTTTCGACCGAGACCGGACTCTCCTTCATGATGCCGCTACATTAAATAAAGGGCGGGCCACTTTCCCGTTATTAAGAAtgcgaagataaaaaaaaaaacacgaacttACGTATACAGTAGACAACagtcacaaaagaaaagaaaaataaggacgCACGAGCAGATGGACGACTCGTGTGCGGACTGCAAACTAAAGGTTCTCATAAATAAATGGGCACCAAACGGCCACGTCACCGAAGAACAGCTTGCGGAATGAGAGTAAGATATCTCGTCTTCAAGCATCCGAGTCCGATCGAGAACCCACGGTACCACAAGTATAACCACATAACCGCAGAAGCCTGAAAAACAAACGTGGTCATGTTCttagaaataaagaaacagcTGATCACGATGCCTTCAGTTGTaagtgagcgtctgtcctgtgcactccgtttcttcccgccCATTTTCCCGCTAAACGACACCacatgatgcaccaactggcccaacagtctacGCTCCTAAAATATATGCACCAGCACATGTcggcatatatatatactcgTGCTATACCAAAGAGTTTGCCGATACCCACATCAAGATCGGCGTCAGTTGAGGGCGAACGCCTAAAGGCCTGGAGATATTTACAAAGTTCATTTATCAACCGACTCTTAAGAGATCACTGGGATCTGCTAAAGCTTGCATGAAGGCAGTTATAAAATATGAGAACGCTCTCCGCCGGCTGCCGAGGCGCCGCGCAGCTTCAACAGTCACTGCAACAGGGAATTACGGGATCTGCAATTTTACCGCACGCTCTATAAAAGAACACTAAAAAGGAGTGTTGTGGTTACGCTCctgacactgcccaggcggcgcgaCCGAGCAGCGATCGTCAGTGCCTCTTGCGGAACCTTCCGTTaaaactgacactgacggacCACGCTACTCAGTCTGCCCACGCGGATCTGCCAGCGTGATCGAATGTTCATGCTAgttttgaaacgaacaaatggcgcaagttttgctGTGTGGTTTCAAACCAATCTCAAAATTAGACGGTCGGATACGCCCTGCCATTCGTCGTAAAGGGAAAAAGCCCTTTGCCGCCGGGCAAGTtcacagcgtgaaagaagtcgcTGGTGTGACTGTGCTGGCTATCACTCCCAGCAAGGCATATACACAACTACAGCGTATCTCTGGACTTGAGAAAACTCAACTATCATATTATGCTTTTatcaagcagctcaattgagtgAGCAGGCACGAATGAGCTTATTAAGGGTTAGGCGTAGGTGTTATTGGCCAACCATTTGGGTTACCGTAGACAAAACGTGTTCTTCCGTGGTGTTGTTTTGACACGCTTGCGAAGTCTCATTGGCCACGAATGATAGGCGCCATTTAAGTTATAGGGTttaacgtgtcaaaaccactttctgattatgaggcacgccgtagtggaggactccggaaatttcgaccatctagggttctctaacgtgcacctaaatctaggtacaagggtgttttcgcatttcgcccctatcgatatgcggccgccacggccgatAGGCGCCATATCTTTTCGAATTACTAAAAGGCTCTTTTAAACAGCTTGCACAAAAATTGTATTAGACTGCTATGTTCTGCCAAGCAAGCGCAGTACTTTGCAACTGCTGAGGCACCGGCACGCCCTTGGGCCGCTCCGGCAGCCAAGACTCGGGTGACCGTAGCCGGCAATCTGAACCCAAGTAGAGCCGCACAGCGTGAAGTGCTCAGCAACTCACGCAAGCCAGAACACCCGCAGCCACAACGCAGTACGCTtcgtacagcaaaataaataCCTCTAGATGATAgggagaatttaaaaaaaaaaaagaaaaattaagccGGCTTCCCGGCAAGACTCTTTGTcgaccaaaaacttcagtctaCTGACTACAGTACTTTCTAGTGCGATCCTCCAGGAAGGAAGCGCGAGCACAAAACCACGGCCGGCCAGAAAATCTGTAGAGCAGGAGATCAGGCAGTCCTGCGCGGCCGCTACAGTCTTTGATGCAGCAGAACCGCCGTCCGCACGCTTTTTTTCCTGGGCAGTTTTCGATGTCTTGCAAATTTGCCATCGTAAAACAGCGGGATATGACAACGTTTACCTGCAGGACAGTGGCGCACGTGGTTCAGAAGTTTCGAATCACACGCGGTCATAACAACAACACGTGCACCAGCTGGATTCTACGCCGTCGAGTGGAGGTGGATCAGTGccagagttgcgctttcgacgctacaggtggcgcggccgtAAGAGCTAAAAAggaaattgtggggttttacgtgccaaaaccacgatccgactATGAGGCCCGCggtagcgggggactccgaaataatttggaacacttggggttctttaacgtgggcatacatctaagcacacgggcgttttcgccccccatcgaaacgcggccgccgtggccgggattctatcccgcgacctcgtgcttagcagtccaacaccatagccactaagcgaccacggcgaGTTGCCGTCAGAACTAAGACCAGCGGCTAAGGATGGGTGGCGACACCGCCCTGAAAGTTTCTCGTACCAgttgccgtgacgtcatggatttcgacaGCGTTTACTCGGCCCTGGTTACTTGTTTATTGGTAGAGAATGACTACGCCGCACTCCAAAATAACGAAGGACTCAACCTATAGCAAGTTTCGAAAGCCTGTACCGGTCACAATAAAATGGCCTCAATACGAGAAAACACTTCGAAATTCGTGATGTCGTACTGGCATACCAGCGCTGAGGTATGAGTGCGAAAAAAGAAGTTTTGTCTTCATTTGCGCCATTAGTGATTGATCGTTTAGATTGAAATGAATGAAAATGGAGAGTATAAAACAAATATTCTGCCGCTCTAGACTAAACTGGTGTCGCTCATTCTTCGCTTTAAGGCTCTCACCAATAAACACCGCTTATACTCGGTTCCTGAAAAGTTTCACCTCGACGCCTTCTGGCGCTGCAAAACGAACAGTTGCACGAAGAAACACATTACAACTGTAGTCACGACTGTGTGTTGCCAGCTGCGAACTGGCCacacctttttcttcttttttcttagtcCCAGTGCTTCATTAAACAGCGCCCTGTCTCGCTTATATCCATGTGGCCATAATAAATAGATATTTGTAGTCCTGGGCACCGCATTTGATACTTTTCCTGTGTCGAACTTTTCTGCACGCTTAATGCATATGCGAGGTGTTCGAAAATCTCTTCGAAATTCCTTAGAAATAGGGAAGGTGCAATAATTACGCGGATTCCTCGAGATTGCTTTTACCACAGAGGTATACATTTTATGATGACTAGCGGTAGTAATGAGACTAGCAATTACAAAAGCTAGGCTAAATAACTTTTTAACGGAATAATTCGGTTGTCCTGACGCCAGGCTTGAACTCCCTCATCCCATATCATAACTGTTCCTAGACATGCAGTTAGCTGAGGCGTATGATTTCCGCAGCGCATTGAACGCCGGCCAGACAGGGATAGAATATTTTTTTAAGAAAGCCAGAGAGGTTGAAATGAGCCAGTTCACTCTAACCTGGCAAAGGGAGAGGGGGAACGATGACGTAAAGGACTGATGaggggtgatgatgatgacgatgatgacgtggAAGAGGGATTCATAACGTGCAGCGAAGTTGGGCATTCTGATGGTTATCAAGAAAGTCCGAAAAATTCATTCAGGAATGGCA is a genomic window containing:
- the LOC142565823 gene encoding uncharacterized protein LOC142565823 produces the protein MTGKERASPIFRPWAQQQSAEPRIVQPEPVYLLPAALQPAFPMTAWDVAAAAAHHHASSHAPAFLQQELAARWKAKKQRPKRFQCPHCKVSFSNNGQLKGHVRIHTGERPFACEHEGCGKTFTRNEELTRHKRIHTGLRPFPCPLCQKPFGRKDHLKKHVKTHERALLPGLPYFFGGAPDFLFM